One window of Trichoderma breve strain T069 chromosome 3, whole genome shotgun sequence genomic DNA carries:
- a CDS encoding fungal specific transcription factor domain-containing protein — protein MATLCTTTGRTTGRTTQAKKSCTSCRILKIACDKALPECTACKMRGKTCSGYSENLSWPRKGDKRRAAMANVQSRGRYRANPVVFLNTSSWDVSLYREHVDTGAHLQHMGAWTPPSISPSQSIWSSKLGFYGPQLPTAIRLVTSGQFHDDVCGLLYRMSLGDNTVPSLSLRHSMNAISLLSLHKSNEALRYKILAISYLKGALTQGLDNKSRPQAIATSLLLTLYEVLSQSGKTNDWSVYFEGCMKIVNSGFNIHRRYAGDCAILLNWVRYHKVLYKFSIKHWQQRTPQMEMMAKSDILVSDSANDIDLITMHNMLGCSPEVLDFLSEAMDLVKNRDDPNYLSLKRLRAINELELRLKQIDDLRDCFDVGADDITISKVSESMNDRLFQFALIIYVDRVVKGAFMSSSTSQSAAAKAFVLLEKIRLYDRPFPLFILSIQAETDEQRLLILTTIHRTMEARPMNNLGSTEEMIKKLWAQQDLQGPEQADALFLLNAVISASSMPPTFTSPFVINAITGANGVPFLSI, from the exons ATGGCGACACTATGCACCACCACTGGCCGCACCACTGGCCGCACCACTCAGGCGAAAAAGTCCTGTACCAGCTGTCGGA TACTGAAGATCGCATGCGATAAAGCGCTGCCCGAGTGCACGGCCTGCAAGATGCGCGGCAAGACATGCTCAGGTTACAGTGAGAATCTATCCTGGCCACGGAAGGGCGACAAGCGCCGTGCGGCCATGGCCAACGTCCAGAGCCGGGGCAGATATCGAGCCAATCCCGTCGTGTTCTTAAATACCTCTAGCTGGGATGTAAGCCTGTATCGCGAGCACGTTGATACGGGAGCGCACT TGCAGCACATGGGAGCCTGGACACCGCCATCGATATCACCTAGTCAATCCATATGGTCATCAAAACTTGGCTTTT ATGGACCTCAGTTGCCGACGGCTATCCGCCTTGTTACGTCAGGCCAGTTTCATGACGATGTCTGCGGGCTTTTGTACCGGATGTCGCTTGGTGATAACACCGtgccatctctttctctccgcCACTCCATGAATGCGATTTCGCTATTGTCACTACACAAGTCCAATGAGGCACTGAGATACAAGATTCTTGCAATTTCGTATCTTAAAGGTGCCCTCACACAGGGCCTCGATAATAAATCTCGGCCACAGGCTATTGCCACTAGTTTGCTTTTGACGCTGTACGAG GTTCTGAGCCAGAGTGGCAAGACCAATGATTGGTCTGTATATTTCGAAGGCTGCATGAAGATCGTCAACTCTGGCTTCAACATCCATCGCAGATATGCAGGAGATTGCGCAATTCTCCTCAACTGGGTCCGCTACCACAAAGTGCTATATAAGTTTAGTATAAAGCACTGGCAACAGCGCACTCCGCAGATGGAAATGATGGCCAAGTCAGATATTCTTGTTTCTGATTCAGCAAACGACATAGATCTAATAACC ATGCATAACATGCTTGGCTGCTCTCCCGAAGTATTAGACTTCTTGAGCGAAGCAATGGACCTCGTCAAAAATCGAGATGATCCGAATTACCTGTCCCTCAAACGACTACGGGCAATTAACGAACTTGAGCTGCGGCTCAAACAGATTGACGACTTACGCGACTGCTTTGACGTGGGAGCGGATGACATTACCATCAGCAAAGTTTCAGAAAGCATGAACGATAGACTGTTCCAGTTTGCTTTGATCATCTATGTAGACCGTGTAGTCAAAGGCGCATTCATGTCTTCGTCAACATCCCAAAgcgctgccgccaaggcATTTGttcttctggagaagatCCGACTGTACGACAGGCCATTCCCGCTTTTCATTCTCTCTATTCAAGCAGAGACTGATGAGCAACGCCTGCTGATTCTGACCACAATCCACCGAACCATGGAAGCAAGACCAATGAATAACCTAGGGTCGACGGAAGAAATGATCAAGAAGCTTTGGGCTCAGCAAGACTTGCAGGGACCCGAGCAAGCGGATGCACTTTTCCTCTTGAATGCTGTGATTAGCGCTAGCAGCATGCCACCGACCTTCACCTCACCTTTCGTAATCAACGCTATTACTGGTGCGAATGGTGTGCCGTTCTTATCTATCTAG
- a CDS encoding short chain dehydrogenase domain-containing protein, with product MAPKFDITPQQRASQLAFIQRQLFREPPAWTQKDVDLSGKTAIVTGSNTGLGFECSRQLLDLGLEKLILAVRSEANGEEAKRSLLSDLKPGRTAVIEVWKLDLSSYDSIMAFAERAKTLERLDIAIHNAGLIKSGFQKNKFTGHEETVQVNYLATALFTLLLLPVLKEKSVSGQPGRLVIVSSDTAAWAAFKERNSEPLLASFDKPESFDSQDRYATSKLLGQMFLTELVKRVPSSVAIINAPNPGLCKSSLAREMNSPFQKVFMAVFYFLLGRTLSVGARAFTDAAVKQGAESHGQYLEDGKVQPMPPLLYEPEGEKIAERLWRETLDELAFANVAKIVDSLSR from the exons ATGGCCCCAAAATTCGACATAACCCCCCAACAGCGAGCATCGCAGCTTGCATTCATTCAACGCCAGCTCTTCAGGGAACCTCCCGCATGGACTCAAAAGGACGTAGATCTAAGCGGAAAGACTGCTATTGTCACAGGTTCCAATACAGGCCTGGGATTTGAATGCAGCCGTcagcttctggatcttggcctcgagaagctcattctTGCGGTTCGCAGTGAAGCAAACGgcgaagaagcaaagagatCATTGCTATCAGACTTAAAACCCGGCAGAACTGCTGTTATTGAAGTATGGAAGCTTGATCTATCTAGCTATGACTCGATCATGGCGTTTGCAGAGCGCGCCAAAACACTTGAGCGTCTTGATATCGCCATCCACAATGCGGGTCTTATCAAGAGCGGCTTTCAGAAAAACAAGTTCACAGGCCATGAAGAGACTGTTCAAGTCAATTATCTTGCTACAGCTCTCTTCACCTTACTGCTACTCCCAGTCTTAAAGGAGAAGAGCGTCTCTGGACAGCCTGGACGCCTTGTCATTGTGTCGTCCGATACCGCTGCATGGGCGGCTTTCAAAGAGAGGAACTCGGAACCGCTGCTGGCTAGTTTTGACAAACCCGAATCTTTCGATAGCCAAGATCGATACGCCACATCTAAATTGCTAGGCCAAATGTTTTTAACAGAGCTGGTCAAGCGGGTGCCGTCATCAGTCGCCATAATAAACGCTCCCAACCCTGGCCTTTGCAAGTCGAGTCTTGCTCGCGAAATGAACAGCCCATTTCAAAAAGTCTTTATGGcagtattttattttcttctcgGGCGTACCTTATCGGTCGGAGCACGCGCCTTTACGGATGCAGCTGTGAAACAAGGAGCGGAATCGCATGGGCAGTATCTTGAAGACGGAAAAGTCCAGCC AATGCCACCACTTCTGTATGAGCCGGAAGGCGAAAAGATTGCGGAAAGACTTTGGCGAGAAACCTTGGATGAACTTGCTTTTGCAAATGTTGCCAAGATTGTCGATTCTTTAAGTAGGTAG
- a CDS encoding FMN-dependent dehydrogenase domain-containing protein, producing MRSHLFTAFLASGAFAAREFLNEPDTGIDDVLSDLPKGTLPDLTDIIGLPDFDWAARHYLPTKNYTYYRNGAAGEWSYRNNLEVFHRYRLRPRVMVDITKIESTLPTTILGHNFSAPIFISPCARGGYGHPDAELNLVKGAAAGNILYMPALLASYTIEEIAAAKAEGQVVFQQLYLSSNDTETQDLLDRSKAAGANAIVFTVDSAADGNRHRAARYGVGSADSEYTYITWDYYKKITTMTDLPVILKGIMTVDDAKLAVKHKVPAIILSNHGGRQLDGSPSSLEVALEIHEKAPEVFKQIEVYADGGVRYGADVLKLLSLGVKAVGLGRPFMFANVFGTKGIEKAIEIIKHEIAIDAANLGVGNLEQINPSYVQWTPNNWMG from the exons ATGCGTTCCCATCTATTTACCGCCTTCCTTGCTTCGGGGGCTTTTGCCGCTCGAGAATTCCTGAACGAGCCTGACACAGGCATTGATGATGTTCTCAGCGATCTCCCAAAGGGAACTCTGCCAGACTTAACGGACATTATTGGACTTCCTGACTTTGACTGGGCCGCTCGTCATTACCTCCCAACCAAAAATTACACTTACTACCGTAACGGTGCTGCTGGAGAATGGTCGTACCGCAACAATTTGGAGGTCTTCCACAGATATAGGCTGAGGCCCAGGGTTATGGTTGACATCACAAAGATTGAGAGCACGCTGCC GACAACTATTCTCGGCCACAACTTCTCTGcgcccatcttcatcagcccGTGTGCTCGTGGTGGCTATGGCCATCCCGATGCAGAGCTCAACCTAGTGAAAGGTGCAGCAGCCGGCAACATTCTCTACATG CCGGCACTTCTAGCATCATACACGATTGAAGAGATcgctgctgccaaggcggAAGGCCAGGTCGTTTTCCAACAG CTCTATCTCTCCTCAAACGACACCGAGACCCAAGACCTTTTGGACCGCTCCAAAGCAGCAGGTGCAAATGCCATTGTATTCACTGTCGACTCCGCCGCAGATGGAAATAGACACCGAGCTGCGCGCTATGGCGTCGGGTCCGC TGATTCTGAGTATACTTATATCACC TGGGATTATTATAAGAAAATTACCACTATGACTGATCTACCCGTCATTCTCAAGGGAATCATGACGGTCGATGATGCTAAACTTGCTGTTAAGCACAAAGTTCCCGCGATCATCCTGTCAAATCACGGCGGCAGGCAGCTCGATGGCAGTCCTTCGTCTCTTGAGGTTGCTCTCGAGATACATGAGAAAGCTCCCGAGGTCTTCAAACAAATCGAAGTTTATGCGGATGGTGGTGTTCGATATGGTGCAGATGTGCTCAAGCTGCTATCGCTAGGTGTCAAAGCTGTTGGCTTGGGTCGCCCGTTCATGTTTGCCAACGTCTTTGGCACTAAAGGTATCGAAAAAGCCATCGAGATTATTAAACACGAAATCGCCATTGATGCCGCGAATCTTGGCGTCGGGAATCTCGAGCAGATTAACCCCAGCTAT GTTCAATGGACCCCTAATAACTGGATGGGATGA
- a CDS encoding ecdysteroid kinase domain-containing protein: protein MSETEQKLPLAPEEISSEWLSSVLGQKVKSFVFTNQILLATASKLFVTITYDDAAAASAAGKPTSICLKGGFNQAVVAQYPDIMIRIYTREVGFFTWVAPRLSHVDMLKCWWSGSNSEQGIVILDDLNQQGGTFGEPTETWTVDQVKAGVEQLAGLHAGTWGDKSSDLPAWLTDPEHYDSTILSLCSWWQGLVVGESRPHFPSDWNEERITAAMKKHLKSRDPKFTCLLHGDPHAGNTYFINGQPRFLDWQLIHVGSAFHDVAYFAVGALTVKDRKEHEMSILQHYLDSLAKFGGPTFTLDDVLVERECML, encoded by the exons ATGTCAGAGACCGAACAAAAGCTCCCTTTGGCCCCAGAGGAGATCTCCTCAGAGTGGCTCTCCAGTGTCCTAGGACAAAAGGTCAAATCTTTTGTGTTCACCAACCAGATTCTCCTCGCAACTGCTAGCAAGCTATTCGTCACAATTACATATGATGATGCAGCGGCGGCCAGTGCGGCCGGCAAGCCCACCTCCATCTGCCTTAAGGGAGGCTTCAACCAGGCTGTCGTCGCCCAATATCCAGATATCATGATCCGCATTTACACTCGGGAAGTTGGATTCTTCACCTGGGTCGCTCCAAGACTCAGCCACGTGGACATGCTGAAGTGCTGGTGGTCAGGGTCCAACAGCGAGCAAGGAATCGTCATCCTGGACGACCTCAATCAACAAGGTGGCACATTCGGAGAACCAACAGAGACCTGGACAGTGGACCAGGTAAAGGCAGGcgttgagcagctcgccgGCCTCCACGCCGGAACTTGGGGAGATAAGAGCAGTGATCTGCCCGCTTGGCTCACTGACCCAGAACACTACGACAGCACCATCCTGAGCCTGTGTAGCTGGTGGCAAGGCCTGGTTGTTGGCGAGTCACGACCTCACTTCCCCTCGGACTGGAACGAGGAGCGTATCACAGCCGCAATGAAGAAGCACCTGAAGTCTCGTGATCCAAAATTCACATGTCTCCTCCACGGCGACCCTCATGCGGGTAATACATACTTCATCAACGGTCAACCACGATTCCTGGACTGGCAGCTCATCCACGTTGGATCGGCCTTCCACGATGTTGCCTATTTCGCTGTGGGAGCCTTGACCGTCAAGGACCGCAAGGAACATGAAATGTCCATCTTGCAACACTACCTCGATTCTCTCGCTAAATTCGGAGGACCAACCTTCACTCTTGACGATGTGCTGGTTGA GAGAGAGTGCATGCTATGA